GATATGTTGCTCACCAGGTGGTGCTTGACCCTGCCGCCGTTACACATGCCGGAGCCGGCTATTATCATGATGCTGCCGGATATCCGGTTTATCGCCTTCGACTCGTCCGTTGTCCTGACCCTGTTAAGCCCCGGAAAATCGAATGGGGATTTGCCGCTCTTGATCAGCGCCTTAGCCTCTTTGTCGAAAAGATGCAGGTGGTCCTCAAAAATACCCGTGATGCTCACAGCCATCGGGCTGTCAAAGAACACCATGATATGCGGTATGCGGTCGGCCGCCAAAAGCTCGTTCATGTAGTAGAGTATCTCCTGCGACCGCTCCAGGGCGAAGCTCGGCACAATGATGTTGCCGCCGGCCTCGACCGTGGAGTTGATTATATCCGCAAGCTCTTCGGCGATCTTGTCCCCGTCCTCGTGCAGCCTGTTGCCGTACGTCGATTCGACGATTATGTAATCCGCTTCGTCGAAATATGTGGGGTCTTTTAGTATCGGTTTATCGTGGCGGCCCACATCGCCCGAGAACAGTATCTTCCTGCTCTCTCCGTTACGGCTTATATCGAACATGATCATCGCCGAGCCGAGAACGTGCCCCGCGTCGTGAAAGGCAGCCTCCACGCCGTCGGCCAGACGCAGCGTTTTACCGTACGGAACAGGATAGAACATTGGATAGCAGGCCTCAGCATCATGCAACGTGTAGAGCGGCACCTCCGGATGCGGTCCCTTGCGGCCCTCCCGTTCATGCCTTCTCTGCTTGCTCAGCGCATCCTCTTCCTGCAATCGCGCGGAGTCGGCGAGCATTATCTTGGCGATCTCCGCGGTGGCGTCGGTGCAGTATATGCGGCCTTTAAAGCCGTCACGCACCAGCCTGGGCAGAATGCCGCAGTGATCGATATGGGCGTGGGTAAGCAAAACCGCGTCGATGCCGTCGGGCGAAAAAGGGAACGGCTCCCAGTTCCTGTCCTTGAGGAAACGCTCCTGATACATGCCGCAGTCGACGAGAAATTTATTGCCGTTGGCTTCTAAGTAATATTTCGAGCCGGTGACGTTGCGCGCCGCTCCGTAGAATCCCAGTTTTATCTGCACTATCAGTTACTCCAGTCCGTTTAGTATCGAGAGTTAAAAACCCCTTCTGGATTTTAGTTTAAATACGATTCGATGGCAAGTTAAGGAGTTGTGCTTTTACCAAACCCCCTGTAGTCCCCCATACTTTGGGGGACATTTGTTAGATTAGGGGACACCCCTAATACCCCGGCAGAGGGAAAACCCTCTGCACACCCTGGTCGAAGTCGCTCCACAGCTATCCAATCTTCAATAAAGAGGGGGGAACTGACATTTTCACGGAGCATCTGAATCCTGTATAGCTCTCTCAAAGAAAGGTTAGCTGCTCACAGAGGTACAGGAGACAGGGTCTCCTGACGGGGGACTTGGGGGTGTCCCCCGAATCCACACTTCCCCCGAGACCGGGGGATACAGGGGGTTCAGCCTCGAGACGCTTCGCAATAATTTGACAAATAATCATTAACCAGCTATCATCGACATTCCGAAACTGTTAACTTCGAGGTGGTCAAATGAGCACGAATCCCGAGTCGGCACAAATCAGCGAAAAGAAACTATCATGCGCCGGTTTCACGAAGCGCTTGCTGGCTTTCTTTATTGACACCATCCTTCTATCCTTCATCAGCTGGGGCGGGGCCAACGTCCTCTATTTTATCGGGATGTGGGCATGGAGGGGACAGACGCTGGGGCGGATGGTCTTCAACGTAAAGATCATAAAGACGAACGGGGAACCGATCGACTTGCGAGCGGTCATTATCCGCTATCTGGGATACATACTCTGTGGGCTGACTTTGGGCCTCGGCTTCCTGCTGATTATTTTTGACAAACGCAAGCAGGGCCTGCACGACAAGCTCGCTGAGACCTACGTTATTAACGTATAGGCGAAGGAGATCGAGAAGGAAGAAGCAGAATCGACGCCGGCGGCTTCATATGCTCCATCTCTGCTCAGCAAGACCTTTCCCCGATCTAAAATCATAGCTCTTTCCGCCTGCTTCAAGCGTAACCTTTTCCCCGATGACTTGAATCGTGATGCCGTCCCCCGGCCTGCGATTGTGAATTATATTAGCCAGAAGTATAGCCTTTTCCACCCCGTCACCGCGCCGGTAGTTCCACGCCTCGTCCGGCTGCGCTAGCCGACCCGGCTCTCCATATATGGATTCAGCCGGCA
This sequence is a window from Dehalococcoidia bacterium. Protein-coding genes within it:
- a CDS encoding MBL fold metallo-hydrolase; translated protein: MQIKLGFYGAARNVTGSKYYLEANGNKFLVDCGMYQERFLKDRNWEPFPFSPDGIDAVLLTHAHIDHCGILPRLVRDGFKGRIYCTDATAEIAKIMLADSARLQEEDALSKQRRHEREGRKGPHPEVPLYTLHDAEACYPMFYPVPYGKTLRLADGVEAAFHDAGHVLGSAMIMFDISRNGESRKILFSGDVGRHDKPILKDPTYFDEADYIIVESTYGNRLHEDGDKIAEELADIINSTVEAGGNIIVPSFALERSQEILYYMNELLAADRIPHIMVFFDSPMAVSITGIFEDHLHLFDKEAKALIKSGKSPFDFPGLNRVRTTDESKAINRISGSIMIIAGSGMCNGGRVKHHLVSNISRRESTILFVGYQAVGTLGRQIVDGSKVVRILGQKYKVKARIVQVNGFSAHADRDELLRWLSAVKNRPRGVFVTHGEEEAAMSFAGSIKDKMGWNVSVPQYQDEVVLD
- a CDS encoding RDD family protein; amino-acid sequence: MSTNPESAQISEKKLSCAGFTKRLLAFFIDTILLSFISWGGANVLYFIGMWAWRGQTLGRMVFNVKIIKTNGEPIDLRAVIIRYLGYILCGLTLGLGFLLIIFDKRKQGLHDKLAETYVINV